One Mycolicibacterium sarraceniae genomic window carries:
- the eccD gene encoding type VII secretion integral membrane protein EccD encodes MTATDEMCRVSICTSDHEVDVTLPAHVPIAELMPALLDLVGGGGFAGEPCLTRVGGEVLDTAETLAHGAITDGDLLILTSAAARPMPPPRFDVSTAVTDAVADLTRPPWPAAGRVARSIVLCWAAAQLLAVLGCPTLGPGATRHIAIGATAALLAVAGAVAVRQDRIQCATLGVLAAVFAGLTATLASPGHPGIAGFLLAMSACSATALLMWRILDCAPSVFLPLGATTMATAAATVGAVAGWWALTAAGPMLATASLTILALSTRLSVRSTGLSTPGLSASELDATTRTAHHRLTVLTVTAAAGAALGVVITAATAARPIAAAGLLIVVGAALLLNTRRRTDPYHVVALLLSAGVVMTSLILLCAATTPASTPWLCGALMAVGIAAVWFGRGTRWRLSPAARRAIAILDLAVGAAVVPTAAGAAGVFATLPGIGHP; translated from the coding sequence ATGACAGCCACCGATGAGATGTGCCGTGTCTCGATCTGCACCAGCGACCACGAGGTCGACGTCACGTTGCCCGCTCATGTTCCGATCGCGGAGCTGATGCCCGCACTGCTGGACCTCGTCGGCGGGGGTGGCTTCGCCGGCGAACCGTGCCTGACCCGAGTGGGCGGGGAAGTGCTCGACACCGCGGAGACACTGGCGCACGGCGCGATTACCGACGGCGATCTCCTGATCCTGACGTCGGCGGCGGCCCGACCGATGCCGCCGCCCCGGTTCGACGTGAGCACCGCCGTCACCGACGCGGTGGCGGACCTGACGCGCCCGCCGTGGCCGGCTGCCGGTCGCGTGGCGCGGTCGATCGTGCTGTGCTGGGCGGCGGCGCAGCTTCTGGCCGTGCTCGGGTGCCCGACGCTCGGCCCTGGTGCCACCCGCCATATCGCGATCGGCGCAACAGCGGCGCTACTGGCGGTGGCCGGTGCGGTCGCGGTGCGCCAGGATCGGATTCAGTGCGCAACACTCGGCGTGCTGGCCGCCGTCTTCGCCGGTCTGACCGCGACGCTGGCGTCACCGGGCCACCCCGGGATTGCGGGCTTTCTGCTGGCGATGTCGGCGTGCTCCGCTACCGCACTGTTGATGTGGCGCATATTGGATTGTGCACCTTCGGTTTTCCTTCCGCTCGGCGCCACGACGATGGCGACCGCCGCAGCGACGGTCGGGGCGGTGGCCGGCTGGTGGGCACTGACGGCGGCAGGCCCGATGCTGGCAACGGCGTCCCTGACCATCCTGGCGCTGTCTACCCGGCTGTCTGTCCGAAGTACCGGATTGTCGACGCCGGGCCTGTCCGCTTCCGAGCTCGACGCAACGACGCGCACCGCTCATCATCGACTGACAGTGCTCACCGTGACCGCAGCCGCGGGCGCGGCGCTGGGCGTTGTGATCACCGCGGCGACGGCAGCCCGGCCCATCGCCGCAGCGGGTTTGCTCATCGTCGTCGGGGCTGCGTTACTGCTCAATACTCGCCGCCGCACTGACCCGTATCACGTTGTTGCACTGCTTCTTTCCGCCGGCGTGGTGATGACATCGTTGATCCTCTTGTGCGCAGCGACGACGCCGGCCAGCACGCCCTGGCTGTGCGGCGCCCTGATGGCGGTGGGGATCGCGGCGGTCTGGTTCGGGCGAGGCACGCGGTGGCGATTATCGCCGGCGGCGCGGCGCGCGATCGCAATCCTTGATCTGGCGGTCGGCGCGGCGGTCGTTCCGACCGCGGCCGGTGCGGCTGGGGTATTCGCGACACTGCCGGGGATCGGACACCCATGA
- the mycP gene encoding type VII secretion-associated serine protease mycosin: MTNVGLRLATVAAVVLLASPHWAPPAFAVTPPAIDNSLLPPPAPPAPPQPTEQREVCAVPVGSQTALSATQLAGFDMPAIWRLTRGAGQRVAVIDTGIAAHRRLSNVIAGGDYVSAGEGTRDCDGHGTIVAGIIAAAPDPTDTTGFTGIAPEAALIAIRQSSNKFGPLADPSSRGFGDVATLAMAVRTAADMGASVINISSIACAETTLDDRTLGAALSYAVDVKDAVVVAAAGNVGGDGQCPRQNTATQPTVIASPAWYDDYVLTVASIDSAGAPSEFSLHGPWVDAAAPGEHVVSLDPDGDGVIDTMPTPIGTASIAGTSYAAPLVSGLAALIRARFPRLSARQVMARIETSAHHPAGGWNTAVGAGVVDPLAALSDHTVSPSPLEPQPRGPAVPADPVRDRPHGIAATSAALCVAGLIAAASVRLRRRPEDVPAD; the protein is encoded by the coding sequence ATGACGAACGTCGGCCTACGGCTGGCGACAGTGGCCGCGGTGGTGCTGCTCGCGTCGCCACACTGGGCACCACCGGCGTTCGCGGTTACCCCGCCGGCGATCGACAACTCGCTGCTGCCGCCGCCGGCGCCCCCTGCCCCGCCCCAGCCGACCGAACAGCGTGAGGTGTGCGCAGTGCCGGTGGGCAGCCAAACCGCATTATCGGCAACACAATTGGCAGGTTTCGATATGCCGGCGATCTGGCGGCTCACCCGCGGCGCGGGACAGCGGGTGGCGGTGATCGACACCGGGATCGCGGCGCACCGCCGATTGTCCAACGTGATCGCCGGTGGTGACTACGTCTCCGCCGGCGAGGGCACCCGGGACTGCGACGGGCACGGAACCATCGTCGCCGGTATCATCGCCGCGGCTCCGGACCCGACCGATACCACTGGCTTCACGGGAATAGCACCCGAGGCGGCATTGATCGCAATCCGGCAGTCCAGCAACAAATTCGGGCCGTTGGCCGATCCGTCCAGCCGCGGCTTCGGCGATGTCGCGACCCTGGCCATGGCAGTACGTACCGCCGCCGATATGGGCGCTTCGGTGATCAACATCTCCTCGATTGCCTGCGCGGAAACGACACTGGACGACCGCACGCTGGGAGCCGCGCTGTCCTACGCGGTCGACGTGAAGGACGCCGTCGTGGTGGCCGCGGCCGGCAATGTCGGCGGGGACGGTCAGTGCCCCCGTCAGAACACCGCCACACAGCCCACCGTGATCGCCAGCCCAGCCTGGTACGACGACTACGTGCTGACCGTCGCCTCGATCGACTCGGCCGGTGCGCCCTCGGAGTTCAGCCTTCATGGCCCATGGGTCGACGCCGCGGCGCCCGGTGAACACGTCGTCTCCCTTGATCCCGACGGCGACGGTGTCATCGACACGATGCCGACCCCGATCGGCACGGCGTCGATAGCGGGGACCAGCTACGCCGCACCCTTGGTGAGCGGCCTCGCGGCCCTGATCCGCGCCAGGTTTCCACGGCTGTCGGCGCGGCAGGTGATGGCCCGCATCGAGACCTCCGCACACCACCCCGCCGGCGGATGGAATACTGCGGTCGGCGCTGGTGTCGTCGATCCGCTCGCAGCCTTGAGCGACCACACCGTGTCACCGTCCCCTCTCGAGCCGCAGCCACGCGGGCCAGCCGTGCCGGCCGATCCTGTCCGGGACCGTCCCCACGGGATTGCCGCGACGAGCGCGGCGCTGTGCGTGGCCGGATTGATCGCGGCCGCCTCGGTGCGGTTACGGCGCCGGCCCGAGGATGTCCCGGCGGACTAA
- the eccB gene encoding type VII secretion protein EccB has translation MAGHPSLRAQLSAQRFWQRRLEYAVLRRPVPLRHDPLRAQNLSLLAGCAVAIGMLALDAILGSSRPAVIPDATALVMSRQSGALYVRVDGRLRPVANLASAHLILGSPATPDVLDEAALASLPDGPMMGIPGAPRTLATTAASSDLRWAVCDGSGGRTAVAVGDGSAPAALDPQAAAVVSVTGGDGAVYLLYDGKRAMIDPGDPATARALNLDGSGAVRRISATVLNAIPEVPAIGPPRIEGRGQPSGVAGFRVGTVVRVARTEASEYYVVLTDGLQRVGRLTVDLLRFADPDAAGGIRDVPPELITRSPLVDVLPVATYPAEPPAFLAAGEEICATWQSGRSGIAVGPSAGDSQEALTPAGSDGDGPGIDSVRLPPGRTLDVIDPSTGTRFVVTDAGVRFPVHDSAAAAALGLTGTPTAAPWPILRALPAGPELAREAALVRRDILGPAP, from the coding sequence ATGGCTGGTCACCCGTCGCTTCGAGCTCAGCTGAGTGCACAGCGGTTCTGGCAGCGGCGGCTGGAATATGCGGTCTTGCGCCGGCCGGTACCGCTTCGGCATGACCCTCTGCGCGCGCAGAACCTCTCGCTGCTGGCAGGCTGCGCCGTGGCGATCGGGATGCTGGCTCTCGACGCGATCCTCGGCTCATCGCGGCCCGCAGTGATACCCGACGCCACCGCCCTGGTGATGTCGCGGCAGTCCGGTGCGCTGTACGTTCGCGTCGATGGCCGGCTGCGCCCGGTGGCGAACCTTGCCTCGGCTCACCTGATCCTGGGATCGCCGGCGACACCGGACGTGCTTGACGAAGCCGCACTGGCGAGTCTGCCCGATGGTCCGATGATGGGCATTCCCGGGGCGCCGAGGACGTTGGCGACGACGGCGGCGTCCTCGGACCTGCGGTGGGCGGTCTGCGACGGGTCGGGCGGGCGGACCGCCGTGGCCGTCGGCGACGGCTCGGCGCCCGCCGCACTCGACCCGCAGGCCGCCGCCGTCGTCAGCGTGACTGGTGGGGACGGGGCCGTCTACCTCCTCTACGACGGTAAGCGCGCGATGATCGACCCCGGTGATCCCGCCACGGCACGGGCGTTGAACCTGGACGGCAGCGGTGCGGTGCGGCGAATCTCTGCGACCGTTCTCAATGCGATTCCCGAAGTGCCGGCAATCGGTCCGCCCCGCATCGAAGGGAGGGGACAACCATCGGGAGTTGCCGGTTTCCGGGTCGGGACAGTCGTACGGGTCGCCCGAACCGAGGCGTCCGAGTACTACGTCGTGCTTACCGACGGCCTTCAGCGGGTCGGCCGGCTGACGGTAGACCTGCTCCGATTCGCTGATCCCGATGCTGCCGGCGGGATACGCGACGTGCCCCCAGAGCTGATCACGCGGAGCCCACTCGTCGACGTCCTGCCGGTGGCGACGTACCCAGCCGAGCCACCGGCGTTTCTCGCAGCGGGCGAAGAGATTTGTGCGACCTGGCAATCCGGCCGCAGTGGCATTGCCGTTGGTCCGTCAGCTGGGGACAGTCAGGAGGCGCTCACCCCGGCCGGATCCGACGGCGACGGGCCCGGCATTGACAGCGTGCGGCTGCCCCCTGGGCGCACCCTGGACGTCATCGATCCCAGCACGGGAACCCGGTTCGTCGTCACCGACGCCGGAGTGCGCTTCCCCGTGCACGATTCGGCAGCCGCAGCCGCGTTGGGCTTGACCGGGACGCCGACAGCCGCGCCCTGGCCGATCCTCCGTGCGCTGCCCGCAGGCCCCGAACTCGCACGAGAGGCCGCGTTAGTCCGCCGGGACATCCTCGGGCCGGCGCCGTAA
- a CDS encoding CGNR zinc finger domain-containing protein — protein MLFVHDTELTLRAACALVNSDRVDGEQLADQPALDAYLNSYGWTGRRDHDDAEVAAVHALRGRLGRIWAAAEDEARVVGQINALLSDTRASPWLTRHPEMPEWHLHLASIHDPLAQRMGAEMAMSLADLVRAGELRRLKICAAADCGAVLIDLSRNRSRMFCDTGNCGNRQHVAAYRERRSKEG, from the coding sequence ATGCTTTTCGTTCATGACACGGAGCTCACGTTGCGGGCTGCGTGTGCACTGGTCAACAGTGATCGCGTCGACGGTGAACAGCTGGCCGACCAGCCTGCTCTGGACGCCTACCTGAACAGCTACGGCTGGACGGGGCGCCGCGATCACGATGACGCCGAAGTGGCGGCCGTGCACGCGCTGCGCGGGCGGCTGGGCCGCATCTGGGCCGCCGCCGAGGACGAGGCCCGCGTCGTCGGGCAGATCAACGCGCTGCTGTCTGACACGCGCGCGTCACCCTGGCTGACCCGTCACCCTGAGATGCCCGAGTGGCACCTGCACTTGGCGTCCATCCACGATCCGCTGGCTCAGCGGATGGGCGCCGAGATGGCGATGTCGCTGGCCGATCTGGTGCGCGCCGGCGAGCTGCGCAGGCTCAAGATCTGCGCGGCCGCGGACTGTGGTGCGGTGCTCATCGATCTGTCGCGCAATCGTTCGCGGATGTTCTGCGACACCGGAAATTGCGGTAATCGTCAGCACGTCGCCGCTTATCGGGAGCGCCGCTCGAAAGAGGGGTAG
- a CDS encoding EamA family transporter, which translates to MSTTVRSQDHFRLGLLFAVGSAFTFGMSGPFAKSLMEAGWSPTAAVTARLAGGALVMAVFATIVKPDWVREARAHARTVIAYGLVPIAGAQLCYYNAVSHLSIGVALLLEYTAPILVVGWIWGTTRCRPRTMTLAGVALAVAGIMLVLNVFAGAHINAVGVVWGLAAAICAACYFMMSDEVSADGSGLNSVTLAAGGLVVGAIAVGLLGLTGVMPLTFTANNAHVAGLTVPWWGPVLVLGVVATAIAYTLGISGVARLRPSFASLVGLGEVLFAVLAAWVLLGEAVTVTQAVGGVVVLLGLALARQGDRSAAVTAATWPDAGPLEEATSPARA; encoded by the coding sequence ATGTCGACGACCGTTCGTAGCCAAGACCACTTTCGCCTTGGTCTGCTGTTCGCCGTCGGGTCGGCCTTCACGTTCGGGATGTCGGGCCCGTTCGCCAAGTCGCTGATGGAGGCCGGCTGGTCCCCGACCGCCGCCGTCACCGCGCGGCTGGCCGGCGGCGCACTGGTGATGGCGGTGTTCGCCACCATCGTCAAGCCCGACTGGGTTCGCGAAGCCCGCGCCCACGCCCGCACGGTGATCGCCTACGGGCTCGTCCCCATCGCCGGCGCGCAGCTCTGCTACTACAACGCCGTCTCACATCTGTCGATCGGCGTCGCGCTATTGCTCGAATACACCGCACCGATCCTGGTCGTCGGCTGGATCTGGGGCACCACCCGGTGTCGTCCGCGCACCATGACACTGGCCGGCGTCGCACTCGCGGTGGCCGGAATCATGTTGGTGCTCAATGTTTTTGCCGGTGCTCATATCAACGCGGTCGGCGTGGTCTGGGGTCTGGCCGCGGCGATCTGCGCGGCCTGCTACTTCATGATGTCCGACGAGGTGAGCGCCGACGGCAGCGGCCTGAACTCGGTCACCCTGGCCGCCGGTGGCCTGGTGGTCGGCGCGATCGCCGTCGGACTGCTGGGCCTGACCGGCGTGATGCCGCTGACCTTCACCGCCAATAACGCCCACGTCGCAGGACTGACCGTGCCGTGGTGGGGTCCGGTGCTGGTTCTGGGCGTGGTGGCCACCGCGATCGCCTACACGCTGGGCATCAGCGGGGTGGCGCGGCTGCGGCCGAGCTTCGCGTCCCTGGTCGGCCTCGGCGAGGTGCTCTTCGCGGTACTGGCGGCGTGGGTCCTGCTTGGCGAGGCGGTCACCGTCACTCAAGCGGTCGGCGGCGTCGTGGTCCTGCTCGGGCTGGCCCTGGCCCGCCAGGGCGATCGCAGCGCCGCGGTTACGGCCGCGACCTGGCCCGACGCCGGACCACTAGAGGAAGCCACCAGCCCCGCCCGGGCGTGA
- a CDS encoding cutinase family protein has translation MTMLVSPATLPTAAAACNDIQVVFARGTDEPPGIGRVGQAFVNALRPKIGNRSLGVYAVDYPASYDFLAAADGANDASAFIQGVVNDCPNTRLVLGGYSQGAAVIDIIAAVPFPAIGFNNPMPPNVPDHVAAIAVFGNPTAKVGLPLTTSTVYGGRSIDLCNVGDPVCTSGDDVAAHRAYGSDGSANQAASFVAGLL, from the coding sequence ATGACCATGCTGGTCAGCCCCGCCACGCTGCCGACCGCAGCAGCCGCCTGCAACGACATCCAGGTGGTGTTCGCCCGGGGCACCGACGAGCCGCCGGGCATCGGCCGGGTCGGGCAGGCGTTCGTCAACGCCCTGCGCCCCAAGATCGGCAACCGCTCGCTGGGCGTATACGCCGTGGACTACCCGGCAAGCTATGACTTCCTGGCCGCCGCCGATGGCGCCAACGACGCCAGCGCGTTCATCCAGGGCGTGGTCAACGATTGCCCCAACACCAGACTGGTGCTCGGCGGCTACTCGCAGGGCGCGGCCGTCATCGACATCATCGCCGCGGTCCCCTTCCCCGCGATCGGGTTCAACAACCCGATGCCGCCCAATGTCCCCGACCACGTCGCAGCGATCGCGGTCTTCGGTAACCCGACCGCCAAGGTCGGCCTGCCGCTGACCACCAGCACCGTGTACGGCGGCCGGTCCATCGATCTGTGCAACGTCGGTGACCCAGTCTGCACCAGCGGCGACGATGTCGCGGCCCACCGTGCGTACGGCAGTGACGGGTCCGCGAATCAGGCGGCATCGTTCGTCGCGGGCCTGCTGTAG
- a CDS encoding cutinase family protein yields the protein MTPARIFGVAAAAVVTATLALLTPTTAAPAADAERCPDVEVVFARGTSEPAGIGRVGQALVDNLQAQLGGRTVGAYAVNYPASYDFLGAADGATDATNHIAATAAACPSTRFVLGGYSQGAAVVDMLVGIPPLGNKVGEVGSAPPLPGNLANKVAGLAVFGNPSTKFSIPITSAGGAYAGKGIDLCNDGDPICSPGRNPFAHTDYETGPGPAQAAGFLAGIL from the coding sequence ATGACACCGGCCCGTATTTTCGGAGTTGCCGCCGCAGCTGTCGTCACTGCGACACTTGCGCTCCTGACCCCGACGACCGCGGCTCCCGCTGCCGATGCCGAGCGGTGCCCCGACGTCGAGGTCGTATTTGCTCGCGGCACCAGTGAGCCGGCCGGCATCGGTCGCGTCGGCCAGGCTCTCGTTGACAACCTGCAGGCCCAGCTCGGTGGCCGCACGGTCGGCGCCTACGCGGTGAACTACCCGGCCAGCTACGACTTCCTCGGCGCCGCCGACGGCGCCACCGACGCCACCAACCACATCGCGGCCACCGCCGCCGCGTGCCCGTCGACGCGTTTCGTCCTCGGCGGTTACTCGCAGGGTGCCGCGGTGGTCGACATGCTGGTCGGGATACCGCCGTTGGGCAACAAGGTGGGCGAGGTCGGCTCCGCCCCGCCGCTGCCGGGGAACCTGGCCAACAAGGTCGCCGGGCTCGCTGTGTTCGGGAACCCGTCCACCAAGTTCAGCATCCCGATCACCTCGGCCGGCGGGGCGTACGCCGGTAAGGGCATCGACCTGTGCAATGACGGTGACCCGATCTGCTCACCTGGCCGCAATCCGTTCGCGCACACCGATTACGAGACCGGTCCCGGGCCCGCGCAGGCCGCCGGGTTCCTCGCGGGCATCCTCTAG
- a CDS encoding cutinase family protein, with the protein MRVTAVLSSVAAILSVAASIGPTAVATAADCPDVEVIFARGRFEPPGIGRIGDAYVGALRAKTPRSVGVYGVNYIADWDIAAGANDMSRHLQYLASNCPNTRLVPGGYSLGAAVTDVVLGATESQFGFTNPLPASVAPHVAAVAVFGNGTRSIFGPVSATNNPLYGPKTIDQCNVDDPICNGIDPSTFVGNWSSHLQDAYIDSGLVDQAAQFTADRLQ; encoded by the coding sequence ATGCGCGTCACAGCGGTGCTAAGCAGTGTGGCAGCGATCCTGTCCGTGGCCGCGTCCATCGGGCCGACGGCGGTGGCGACCGCCGCGGACTGCCCGGACGTCGAGGTGATCTTCGCCCGCGGCCGTTTCGAACCCCCGGGCATCGGCCGGATCGGAGATGCGTACGTCGGTGCGCTACGCGCCAAAACCCCCAGAAGCGTCGGGGTCTATGGGGTCAACTACATCGCTGACTGGGATATCGCGGCGGGCGCCAACGACATGAGCAGGCACCTGCAGTACCTGGCGTCCAACTGCCCGAACACCCGGCTGGTGCCCGGTGGGTATTCACTGGGTGCCGCAGTGACCGATGTCGTTTTGGGTGCCACCGAATCCCAATTCGGCTTCACCAACCCGCTGCCCGCTTCGGTCGCCCCACATGTCGCGGCGGTGGCGGTTTTCGGCAACGGCACCCGCAGCATCTTCGGGCCGGTGTCGGCGACCAATAACCCGCTCTACGGCCCCAAGACGATCGACCAGTGCAACGTAGACGACCCCATCTGCAACGGCATCGATCCCAGCACCTTCGTGGGCAACTGGTCCTCGCATCTGCAGGACGCCTACATCGATTCCGGCCTGGTCGATCAGGCCGCCCAATTCACTGCGGACAGGCTCCAATGA
- a CDS encoding cutinase family protein, translated as MWVTPFALPDAVPTASAAPCPAIEVIFARGRLESPGTGVIGQAFVSALRSRVHQNIGVYAVNYPADNQVDIGANDISNRIAYNMTNCPNTRLVLGGYSLGAAATDMVLAVPIPIMGFKNPMPAGADSHIAAVALFGNGTQWLGPITNFSPAFQDRTIELCHGADPICNPADPDTWEANWPDHLAAAYQKAGMINQAADFVATKL; from the coding sequence ATGTGGGTCACTCCCTTCGCGCTGCCGGATGCGGTGCCGACAGCGAGTGCCGCGCCGTGTCCCGCGATCGAAGTCATTTTTGCGCGCGGGCGCCTCGAATCCCCCGGCACCGGCGTCATCGGCCAGGCCTTCGTCAGCGCACTGCGCTCACGGGTGCACCAGAACATCGGCGTCTACGCGGTGAACTATCCCGCCGACAACCAGGTGGACATCGGCGCCAATGACATCAGTAACCGCATCGCCTACAACATGACCAACTGCCCGAATACCCGTCTGGTCCTTGGCGGTTACTCGCTCGGCGCGGCGGCCACCGATATGGTGCTGGCAGTGCCCATCCCGATCATGGGCTTCAAGAATCCGATGCCCGCCGGCGCCGACAGCCATATCGCGGCAGTTGCCCTGTTCGGCAACGGAACCCAGTGGCTGGGGCCGATCACGAATTTCAGTCCCGCATTCCAGGACCGAACTATCGAGCTGTGCCACGGCGCCGATCCGATCTGCAACCCAGCCGACCCGGACACCTGGGAGGCCAACTGGCCCGATCACCTCGCTGCCGCCTACCAGAAGGCCGGGATGATCAATCAGGCGGCCGATTTCGTGGCAACCAAGCTCTAA
- the truA gene encoding tRNA pseudouridine(38-40) synthase TruA — protein sequence MRTLTSKAVNTNLPVTDSGGGQVRLRLDIAYDGTEFTGWAAQEGFRTVAGVLEESLSTVFRTPVRVYGAGRTDTGVHATGQVAHLDIPADALVHAYPRYARSGEPEFLPLVRRLARFLPEDVRVREIVRAPDGFDARFSALRRHYAYRLSLAPCGVEPQLARYVTPWAKPLDVDAMVEGSRHLLGLNDFAAFCRHRPGATTIRDLQCLEWVREDDLVTAYVSADAFCWSMVRSLVGALLAVGEGRREPSWCATLLSAQARSSDFAAAPARGLTLTGVDYPPDDQLAARIGVTRDLRTLPKT from the coding sequence ATTCGGACGCTGACAAGTAAAGCTGTGAATACGAACCTGCCCGTCACCGATTCCGGTGGCGGGCAGGTTCGTCTTCGGCTCGATATCGCTTACGACGGAACCGAATTCACCGGTTGGGCGGCGCAGGAGGGGTTCCGCACCGTCGCGGGTGTTCTCGAGGAGTCCTTGTCCACGGTGTTCCGGACGCCGGTGCGGGTGTACGGCGCCGGACGAACCGACACCGGTGTGCACGCCACTGGCCAAGTCGCCCACCTCGACATCCCGGCCGATGCCCTGGTCCACGCCTACCCTCGGTACGCCCGCTCTGGCGAACCCGAATTCCTCCCGCTGGTGCGTCGACTGGCCCGCTTCTTGCCCGAGGATGTCCGGGTGCGTGAGATCGTCCGTGCGCCGGACGGGTTCGATGCCCGATTCTCGGCGCTGCGCCGGCACTACGCGTACCGGCTTTCGCTGGCGCCCTGCGGCGTCGAGCCTCAGCTCGCGCGCTATGTGACACCGTGGGCCAAGCCGCTGGACGTTGACGCCATGGTCGAGGGATCTCGGCACTTGTTGGGGCTGAACGATTTTGCCGCGTTCTGCCGGCATCGGCCCGGTGCGACGACAATTCGCGATCTTCAGTGCCTGGAGTGGGTACGCGAGGACGATCTGGTGACCGCGTACGTCAGCGCGGATGCATTCTGCTGGTCGATGGTGCGCTCGCTGGTCGGCGCGTTGTTGGCGGTGGGAGAGGGGCGGCGCGAACCATCTTGGTGCGCAACGTTGTTGAGTGCGCAGGCGCGCTCCAGTGATTTCGCCGCCGCACCGGCCCGCGGCCTGACGCTGACCGGCGTGGACTATCCGCCCGACGACCAGTTGGCCGCGCGCATCGGTGTCACCCGCGACCTGCGGACGCTACCCAAAACTTAG
- the rplQ gene encoding 50S ribosomal protein L17, which produces MPKPTKGARLGGSSSHQKAILANLATSLFEHGRIKTTEPKARALRPYAEKLITHAKKGELHNRREVMKKIRDKDIVHALFAEIGPFFADREGGYTRIIKVEARKGDNAPMAVIELVREKTVTSEANRARKSSAAKAAPAPAVVEEAPAEEPIAEAEDAGIADAQTAEAAEEVAEEKAEESAEDSDADK; this is translated from the coding sequence ATGCCCAAACCCACTAAGGGTGCCCGCCTCGGCGGTTCGTCCTCCCACCAGAAGGCGATTCTGGCCAACCTGGCCACGTCGCTGTTCGAGCACGGCCGCATCAAGACGACCGAGCCGAAGGCACGGGCGCTGCGTCCGTACGCCGAGAAGCTGATCACCCATGCCAAAAAGGGTGAACTGCACAATCGGCGTGAGGTCATGAAGAAGATCCGTGACAAGGACATCGTGCATGCCTTGTTCGCCGAGATCGGACCGTTCTTCGCCGATCGCGAGGGCGGCTACACCCGCATCATCAAGGTCGAGGCGCGTAAGGGCGACAACGCCCCGATGGCGGTCATCGAGCTGGTGCGGGAGAAGACCGTGACCTCGGAAGCCAACCGCGCTCGCAAGAGCTCGGCTGCCAAGGCCGCTCCGGCACCCGCCGTGGTCGAAGAGGCTCCGGCTGAAGAGCCGATCGCCGAGGCCGAGGACGCCGGAATCGCGGACGCCCAGACCGCCGAGGCTGCCGAAGAGGTCGCCGAGGAGAAGGCCGAAGAATCCGCCGAGGATTCGGACGCTGACAAGTAA